A portion of the Mytilus galloprovincialis chromosome 12, xbMytGall1.hap1.1, whole genome shotgun sequence genome contains these proteins:
- the LOC143054704 gene encoding uncharacterized protein LOC143054704 — protein sequence MTSVEEDERKEEKTPKKPHLPDSPVRSDGKVMTTGPSQQPLAAKPLTPQISDSVSKRIPKLKTHMKSKMTKEEIRKRMEKVLKSGNYKMKVGRLIFWDFGGQYVYYTTHQTFMTFRALFLVVFDGSKGLHEQVPDVLCFPGQHMTPTPAVFLQHWVNSILTYCKVVYVGIPKILFVATHKDKIPVDDVESRREELYNGVEELFKDHEGRNHLVLTQRIFVNARDNTDTEIEVLKTAITELTFEHPCWGEKMPNACVPLELEIAELVAEGKQILSLKDVEELNAISKVSVLSPDQLKDFLNFHHSLGKIVYFDTPQLKDFVIINPLLMVEVMRSFVTDKVFWPEETRIQETFKRMSTCGTIRREDLYLIWEQKDFSAILPYKEFIFNILIYLDILAEQRRYDTTTGSRLPVENYFVPCMVTERNTTCFMDKECTPERAICLAFLFKGTIIPPALPNRLISACLSMWTVKQYEGRQLLFSGFIGLSFDKSHDIVVCVEGNKILLYIIHRSSSGLIVSDIATGVKECLVVTMERISDFYQSTIHAKRSQQSPFHIEYTCSSLKCFISEEEAKQTNGWICDKHNQIQKAGHWRVWNQDQTKEQCEEDCQGLNDDALSKTPSDIELLRFSNHCKLNQMHELVTHLGMLRKWENIEYNHRTDIEVAKFLILSKWKEMKVKCNFKTLSEALISMDTSTHVLCQVRRVMKVETDIPADYLDFIPTDEILDKLAPQIGQVFFQLGAEFGLSVSILENIKNKNPNDLAAQNREVLFAWREDRSVKPTIRVLIQALVNIGRGARCLKEVLENVDPSTLKASEVMENTDLSTLKASEVMENIDPSTLKASEVMENIDPSTLKASEVLENVDPSTLKASEVMENIDLSTLKASEEMVHKSAGAIPKLLTVKHFSETTKSDKQTPRQRNLKRPSRIPVAVKQVALTAQRKPRPTDPPPKGKRSDKS from the exons ATGACTTCAGTAGAAGAGGatgaaagaaaagaagaaaaaacaccaAAGAAACCACATTTACCAGATTCACCTGTTAGAAGTGATGGTAAAGTGATGACCACTGGTCCCTCCCAACAGCCCCTAGCAGCCAAACCTTTGACACCTCAAATATCTGACAGTGTGTCCAAGAGAATACCAAAGTTAAAAACACACATGAAatcaaaaatgacaaaagaagaaataagaaAGAGAATGGAAAAAGTCCTTAAAAGTGGAAACTACAAGATGAAAGTTGGAAGACTGATTTTTTGGGACTTTGGTGGACAGTATGTTTACTATACAACACACCAAACCTTCATGACGTTCAGAGCTTTGTTTCTTGTGGTATTCGACGGAAGCAAAGGATTACATGAACAAGTCCCAGATGTTCTGTGTTTTCCAGGACAGCATATGACACCAACCCCAGCAG tattcCTTCAACATTGGGTTAACTCAATTCTAACGTATTGTAAGGTGGTATATGTAGGCATTCCAAAGATCTTGTTTGTTGCCACCCATAAAGACAAAATACCAGTG GATGATGTGGAGTCCAGACGTGAGGAATTGTACAATGGAGTAGAGGAATTGTTCAAGGACCACGAGGGACGAAACCACCTAGTCCTAACACAACGGATATTTGTCAATGCAAGGGATAACACAGATACCGAAATTGAAGTCCTGAAGACAGCCATCACAGAACTTACGTTTGAACATCCTTGTTGGGGGGAGAAGATGCCCAATGCTTGTGTCCCCCTTGAACTCGAGATTGCAGAGCTGGTGGCAGAGGGAAAACAAATCTTGTCATTGAAGGATGTAGAAGAATTGAATGCTATAAGCAAGGTGTCTGTACTGTCCCCTGACCAACTTAAAGATTTCCTAAATTTCCACCACTCCTTGGGGAAAATTGTTTACTTTGATACTCCGCAACTTAAAGATTTCGTAATCATCAACCCCTTACTCATGGTGGAGGTTATGAGGTCCTTTGTGACAG atAAAGTATTTTGGCCAGAGGAAACAAGAATTCAGGAAACCTTCAAACGAATGTCAACATGTGGGACCATAAGACGGGAAGACCTCTACTTAATTTGGGAGCAAAAAGATTTCAGTGCAATTTTACCATACAAAGAGTTTATATTTAACATCCTGATTTACCTAGATATCTTGGCAGAGCAAAGGAGATATGATACAACTACAGGAAGTCGGTTACCAGTGGAAAACTACTTTGTTCCCTGTATGGTTACAGAGAGAAACACCACCTGCTTCATGGACAAAGAATGCACCCCAGAGAGAGCTATATGTTTAGCATTTTTATTTAAAGGGACAATTATACCACCAGCCCTACCAAATCGTCTGATCAGTGCATGTCTAAGCATGTGGACCGTCAAGCAGTATGAAGGGAGACAACTCCTGTTCTCTGGATTTATTGGGTTATCATTTGACAAGTCACATGATATTGTTGTATGTGTTGAAGGCAACAAGATTCTCCTTTACATCATTCACAGATCCTCCTCCGGGTTAATCGTATCCGATATAGCTACAGGTGTTAAGGAATGCCTGGTTGTAACAATGGAGAGAATCTCAGATTTTTATCAGTCCACAATCCATGCAAAACGCAGCCAACAATCGCCATTTCACATTGAGTATACATGTTCAAGTTTGAAATGCTTCATCAGTGAAGAAGAAGCCAAACAGACTAATGGATGGATTTGTGACAAACATAACCAAATACAAAAAGCAGGACACTGGCGTGTTTGGAATCAAGATCAG ACAAAAGAACAGTGTGAAGAGGACTGTCAag GTTTAAATGATGATGCTTTGAGCAAGACACCAAGTGATATTGAGCTGTTGCGTTTTTCAAACCACTGCAAATTAAATCAAATGCATGAATTGGTTACACATCTTGGAATGCTCAGGAAATGGGAAAATATTGAATACAATCATCGTACGGATATAGAAGttgcaaaatttttgattttatcCAAGTGGAAAGAGATGAaagttaaatgcaattttaaaactTTGTCAGAAGCTCTGATCAGCATGGATACATCAACACATGTCTTGTGTCAA GTTAGAAGAGTCATGAAAGTAGAAACAG ATATTCCTGCCGATTACTTGGATTTTATTCCAACAGATGAGATTCTAGATAAGTTAGCTCCACAAATTGGTCAGGTATTCTTCCAACTAGGTGCTGAATTTGGATTATCAGTTTCCATCTTGGAAAATATAAAGAACAAGAATCCGAATGACTTGGCAGCTCAGAATAGGGAAGTATTATTTGCATGGAGAGAAGATAGATCAGTAAAACCTACAATAAGGGTTCTTATACAGGCTTTAGTAAATATTGGGAGAGGAGCAAGGTGTTTGAAGGAAGTACTAGAAAATGTTGATCCAAGCACACTCAAAGCCTCAGAAGTAATGGAAAATACTGATCTAAGCACACTCAAAGCCTCAGAAGTAATGGAAAATATTGATCCAAGCACACTCAAAGCCTCAGAAGTAATGGAAAATATTGATCCAAGCACACTCAAAGCCTCAGAAGTACTAGAAAATGTTGATCCAAGCACACTCAAAGCCTCAGAAGTAATGGAAAATATTGATCTAAGCACACTCAAAGCCTCAGAAGAAATGGTACACAAGAGTGCAGGTGCAATTCCGAAGCTGCTTACAGTAAAGCATTTTTCTGAAACAACaaaatctgacaaacagacacCACGTCAGCGAAACTTAAAAAGGCCATCTCGGATACCTGTGGCAGTAAAGCAGGTGGCATTAACTGCACAGAGAAAGCCCAGACCAACTGATCCGCCGCCGAAAGGAAAGAGAAGTGACAAATCTTAA